The Fervidobacterium pennivorans DNA segment GAAAATGTTAAAAAGCATTGGAAAAGAATCGACAACGGAATAGTTTATTCCCTGTATTTTGAGTCACTTGAGATAGGCTTCGATGTACGTATAACTCTCAAGGATGATACTGTAAAATTCGAGTTGCCCCAAAACACTATAAAGGAAGGAAAGAAATTTACGATAGCGTCCGTAATGTTTACACCTTTCTTAGGGAGCACAATAGCTGACGAAATCAACGGATATGCATTCGTCCCAGATGGCCCAGGTGCTCTGATAAGGTTCTCAAAACCAGCCCATTATCTAAACTGGTTTGAAAAAAGGGTTTACGGTAAGGACTACGCTATAGAAAACTTGGTAACCGTCAATGACTTGAGAGCAAGAAGACCAAATGACTTCTTAAGAGAAGAGCCAACGGCATTTATCCCAGTATTTGGAATTGTTCATGGCGTAAATCAAAACGCTCTCTTTGGAGTTATTACTTCTGGACAAGAATATAGCGCTATAGTTTCGTATCCAAGTGGTATTTTAAGTAAATATAACTGGACGTCTGCAAAATTCATCTACAGACAGAAATACCTCCAACCGACAACAAGAAGTGGTGCTGGAATACAGGTGGCTCAAAAAACCCGGAATAAGTTCGATGCGGTTCTTGAGATTTCTTTCCTCACAGGTTCAACGGCAAACTATGTAGGTATGGCTAAGTACTATAGAGAAAAGTTTTCAAATGAATTATTCGGGAACAAAAATGTGTCCACTACACAACTCAACTCAACAATAGTTGAAGATATACCCCTTTACGTAAGCATCATTGCCTCGGACATTGAAAAGATGTTGATAGGTCATAAGGTTATAGCTATCTCTTCTACAGAGCAAATTAAGCAAATCCTTTACGAACTAACGAGCAAGGGTATCAACAAGATCGTACTTTTGATAGAAGGCTGGCAAGAAGGGGGAATCCACGGGAACAAAGTAGGAAAGTTTGGATTGGAAAAGAAAGTTGGTGATTTCAAGGAACTTTTGAGGCATATTGTTGATTTCAACACAAAGAACAAATCCAACGGTAAAAGAGTCGAACTCTTTTTTGTTGACAACGTGACAAGGGTAACCGAAAAACAACTGAACCTCAGAAAAGAAGTTGGTTTGAACCTTTCGCAATCCATAATCTCTGAAGAAAGGGATAACAAAGACCTTTGGCTGTACAAGAGCTACTATGTAAGAATAGACCTCGCCTCGAGATATCTTTTGATGCGTGCATCAAAACTTTCGCAGCTTGGTTTTAAAAATTTCGCAGTTAAAGAATTTGCGAACAAACTCTACGGTAATCTCAAGATAGGCTCGGAAATATACCGTTCGGAAGCTAAAAGAATTGTCGAGCAAACGTTGAACGAGGTAGCCTCAAAAACGGATAATGTAATCCTATTCGAACCAAACGACTATGCATGGAAGTATTCCACAACTATTGGGGCTGTTCCGATGAACGCCAGTCAGTATCTTTTTGAAACGGATACCGTTCCTTTCCTACAAATTGTATTAAGTGGTAGATTAAATTACTTCACACCATATATGAACAATGGGTTCTTCTCAAAGATGGATGTTCTGAAAGCCATAGATTACGGTGCGTATCCTTCGTTCTTAGTATCTTGGCTTGATAACGCATCTTTGAAAGACACACCGTTGTGGGATTACCCATCAACTCGGTACGAGGATTGGAAAAACAAAATGGTGGAAATATATAATACAATCAATAGTGCTCTCAAATATGTAAAAGGTTCAACTATAACAGATCGCATAGTGATAACGCCTGGAGTGGTGAAAGTAAGTTATAGTAACGGGTATGAAATATACATCAATTACACGAACAAAGAATTTAAAGACGGTCTAGTGGTTGTACCCGCTGAATCATTCAAGGTTGTTAAAGCTAACAATCCTACAAATGGAGTTGATTCCAAATGAAGAGAAGCACAAGAAGAGCACTTGCTGGTTACATGTACACATTGCCCTGGATAATAGGCTTCGCTGTTTTCACAGCTTATCCGTTCTTTTACTCACTCTACTTGAGCTTCTTTAACGTCAATTTTACAGTTGATGGAATTGAAGCTACATTTGTTGGATGGAAGTACTACATCTACGCCTTCAGAACAGACCCAGCGTTCCCGATAAATTTCTGGAACACGATAATCAATATCGTGTTATCCACGCCTTTAATCATCATATTCTCACTGATAGTTGCAATACTACTCAATAGAAAACTTGTAGCGAGGGCATTCTTTAGACTGCTTTACTTCTTGCCAGTCGTCATTGTAAGTGGTCCTGTTGTGGCTGAGCTTGTCGCAAACAACGCGGCAAGTATAGTTGACCCGAGAAGGTACTTCATATACAGATTCTTCCAAATGATACCGAACACGATAAGCTATCCGTTTTTATACATGTTTAATAACTTGGTGTTGATTCTCTGGTTCTCAGGCGTACAGATTATATTCTTCCTCGCAGGGTTACAGAAGATAAGCAACAGCATATACGAGGCTGCTCAGATAGATGGAGCAAACGACTGGGTTATCTTTTGGAAGATAACACTACCCCTTATAAAACCATTTGTCTTGGTGAACACGATTTATACCATTGTTGACCTTGCTTCATTCGCAAACAACGCAGTTAATACAAGTATAACTCAACATATGTTTGACATAGACAAGCCGTACTCATACTCCGCTGCCTTATCTTGGATATACTTTGCAGCAGTTATGCTGATTCTTGGTATCGCGTATCTGTTGTTACGCGAAAGGAGGAAGACAAGGATATGAAAATGTCAAAGAATAAAGAAAAGAAATTCCGCGTTTCTTATTACAAGACATTCAAAGAGCCTGCGACGAAAACCATAATATATGTTGTTTTAATAGGCATTGGTTATGCTTACCTTTACCCATTGCTATACATGATTACTTCATCCTTTATGAGTGTCGAAGATTTGGTCAATCCAACGGTTGTTTGGATACCGACTAAACTTACTCTTGACAATTTCGTTAGGGCTTGGAAAGTATTGGAAATGCCCAAGGCATTGTGGAACAGTGTTTATACGTCAGTTATACCTGCACTAGCACAGAGTTTGATAACAGCCCTCATTGCATATGGTCTTTCGCGTTTTGAATTTCCACTCAAAAGATTCTGGATTGTTTTAATGCTTGCGACATTTTTGATACCGACGCAAGTTACTTTGGTTACCAAATACGTATTGTTCAGCACGCTGAGGTTGACTGATAGTATCTTCGCAACGTTCTTGCCAGCGATTTTTGGACAGGGTATTAGAAGTGCTATCTTCATACTTCTTTATCTCAACTTCTTCAACATGC contains these protein-coding regions:
- a CDS encoding DUF5696 domain-containing protein, which gives rise to MQDKQYKRFKNVFRRDKSFLSTIVLVILVVFFRPLFAQTIGNDYLSNRFTRPEVTALVKSPFTLEGYEKIAESRYLELWMDLTATSVRVVDKRSGYIWGDVLETTDAYNEMNPTYQLIAKSLVLLEYFDERGISNVIGSADENVKKHWKRIDNGIVYSLYFESLEIGFDVRITLKDDTVKFELPQNTIKEGKKFTIASVMFTPFLGSTIADEINGYAFVPDGPGALIRFSKPAHYLNWFEKRVYGKDYAIENLVTVNDLRARRPNDFLREEPTAFIPVFGIVHGVNQNALFGVITSGQEYSAIVSYPSGILSKYNWTSAKFIYRQKYLQPTTRSGAGIQVAQKTRNKFDAVLEISFLTGSTANYVGMAKYYREKFSNELFGNKNVSTTQLNSTIVEDIPLYVSIIASDIEKMLIGHKVIAISSTEQIKQILYELTSKGINKIVLLIEGWQEGGIHGNKVGKFGLEKKVGDFKELLRHIVDFNTKNKSNGKRVELFFVDNVTRVTEKQLNLRKEVGLNLSQSIISEERDNKDLWLYKSYYVRIDLASRYLLMRASKLSQLGFKNFAVKEFANKLYGNLKIGSEIYRSEAKRIVEQTLNEVASKTDNVILFEPNDYAWKYSTTIGAVPMNASQYLFETDTVPFLQIVLSGRLNYFTPYMNNGFFSKMDVLKAIDYGAYPSFLVSWLDNASLKDTPLWDYPSTRYEDWKNKMVEIYNTINSALKYVKGSTITDRIVITPGVVKVSYSNGYEIYINYTNKEFKDGLVVVPAESFKVVKANNPTNGVDSK
- a CDS encoding carbohydrate ABC transporter permease produces the protein MKRSTRRALAGYMYTLPWIIGFAVFTAYPFFYSLYLSFFNVNFTVDGIEATFVGWKYYIYAFRTDPAFPINFWNTIINIVLSTPLIIIFSLIVAILLNRKLVARAFFRLLYFLPVVIVSGPVVAELVANNAASIVDPRRYFIYRFFQMIPNTISYPFLYMFNNLVLILWFSGVQIIFFLAGLQKISNSIYEAAQIDGANDWVIFWKITLPLIKPFVLVNTIYTIVDLASFANNAVNTSITQHMFDIDKPYSYSAALSWIYFAAVMLILGIAYLLLRERRKTRI
- a CDS encoding carbohydrate ABC transporter permease, which gives rise to MKMSKNKEKKFRVSYYKTFKEPATKTIIYVVLIGIGYAYLYPLLYMITSSFMSVEDLVNPTVVWIPTKLTLDNFVRAWKVLEMPKALWNSVYTSVIPALAQSLITALIAYGLSRFEFPLKRFWIVLMLATFLIPTQVTLVTKYVLFSTLRLTDSIFATFLPAIFGQGIRSAIFILLYLNFFNMLPKAFDEAAEIDGANTFQIFYKIILPLSLPAIVTTFIFSLVWYWNETLLSGLLLGNKIKTLPLELRDFVVRYAVMFPTADGSAANRINEGIRMAATMITILPLLITYLFLQRQFVESLERTGITGE